In Bacillus sp. NP247, one DNA window encodes the following:
- a CDS encoding collagen-like protein encodes MSKFKKKFHIPCECFGPPLPPPEIGPTGPTGPTGPTGVTGPTGVTGPTGVTGPTGPTGPTGVTGPTGPTAVACCPCTNILDNPGFDVPGVTGDAVPGWIQNGNVSEVGFPNAHSGRILSNGTLSILAASIESGGSINQSVDVGEGCCFTFSFAADIRDGAFLIASVSFPELGHGCPPLPATLGPSNIPNIIPAANQPQSSFQHYTLVVCIPAGVTTACVAFQNIATGGEGATAFVDNVVFQPTGGPCTSCSQNF; translated from the coding sequence ATGAGTAAATTTAAAAAGAAATTTCATATTCCGTGCGAATGTTTCGGCCCCCCTTTACCTCCACCTGAAATTGGTCCAACGGGTCCAACAGGTCCAACAGGTCCAACAGGAGTAACAGGCCCAACAGGAGTAACAGGCCCAACAGGAGTAACAGGTCCAACAGGTCCAACAGGTCCAACAGGAGTAACAGGCCCAACGGGTCCAACAGCGGTAGCATGTTGTCCATGTACTAATATTCTTGATAACCCTGGTTTTGACGTGCCAGGTGTAACAGGTGATGCAGTTCCAGGTTGGATTCAAAATGGAAATGTTTCAGAAGTAGGTTTTCCAAACGCCCATAGTGGTCGTATTCTTTCAAATGGGACACTTAGTATCTTAGCTGCGTCAATTGAATCAGGTGGAAGTATTAATCAATCGGTTGATGTTGGCGAAGGTTGTTGTTTTACGTTTTCTTTTGCTGCGGATATAAGGGATGGTGCATTTCTTATAGCTTCTGTATCTTTCCCAGAACTTGGACATGGATGTCCTCCTCTCCCTGCAACTCTTGGCCCATCGAATATTCCGAATATTATCCCAGCTGCGAATCAACCGCAATCTAGCTTCCAACATTATACTCTCGTTGTGTGTATACCTGCTGGTGTAACTACAGCATGTGTTGCTTTCCAAAATATTGCTACAGGTGGGGAAGGAGCAACAGCTTTTGTTGATAATGTTGTATTCCAACCTACTGGCGGACCTTGTACTTCATGTTCACAAAATTTCTAA
- a CDS encoding ArpU family phage packaging/lysis transcriptional regulator: MNQLTFLPKIDRKATQVRLEEMLENVRIYRQFGMIRNEMKVTASSEVRYHGPTNIVGKPAEDVALANVVMSEREVKLQRLSFQIDKALSRFSKNQRDIIVKRYLEDEEVFDYMVYNEIGMSERTYRRNKSNAFYKLAFALRLEVYETEETGGND; encoded by the coding sequence ATGAATCAATTAACTTTCTTACCTAAAATTGACCGCAAAGCAACACAGGTTCGTTTAGAAGAGATGCTTGAAAATGTTCGTATTTATAGACAGTTCGGGATGATTAGAAATGAGATGAAGGTTACAGCATCTAGCGAAGTAAGATATCACGGTCCAACAAATATAGTGGGAAAACCAGCTGAAGATGTCGCTTTAGCAAATGTTGTTATGAGTGAAAGAGAAGTGAAATTACAACGTTTGTCTTTTCAAATTGATAAGGCATTAAGTCGTTTTAGTAAAAATCAAAGGGATATTATTGTAAAAAGATATTTAGAAGATGAAGAAGTCTTTGATTACATGGTTTATAACGAAATTGGTATGAGTGAGCGTACGTATAGACGAAATAAATCTAATGCTTTTTATAAATTAGCTTTTGCTCTTAGATTAGAAGTTTATGAGACTGAAGAAACGGGAGGTAATGATTAA
- the ytaF gene encoding sporulation membrane protein YtaF — translation MAITALITILLLSLSSSIDNFGVGISYGIRNIRIGFLANFIIAIIAFVFSEMGILFGQYISKVFPGTLSDVIGTVFLFVIGLRIILMTIPRKKKVNQEVFDDDESVSNVITGYLKSPEKADLDKSGNISFFEAIVLGIAISMNALTNGLGAGLLKLSPFAISLSAAIFSFLTVWLGVKLGKKVANVKIGSWTLGQFSTALSGFILLLIAVHNLF, via the coding sequence GTGGCTATAACAGCTTTAATCACCATTTTATTACTTTCGTTATCCTCTAGTATAGATAATTTTGGAGTAGGCATATCTTATGGTATTCGTAATATTCGTATAGGTTTTTTAGCTAACTTTATAATTGCGATTATTGCTTTTGTTTTTAGTGAAATGGGTATTTTGTTTGGGCAATATATTTCAAAAGTTTTTCCTGGTACATTATCTGACGTTATTGGTACAGTGTTTTTGTTTGTAATTGGTTTGCGAATTATTTTAATGACAATTCCAAGAAAAAAGAAAGTTAATCAAGAAGTATTTGATGACGATGAATCTGTTTCAAATGTTATTACTGGATATTTAAAATCTCCTGAAAAAGCTGACCTTGATAAATCAGGAAATATTAGCTTTTTTGAAGCTATTGTTCTTGGTATTGCTATATCTATGAATGCTCTAACGAATGGACTAGGTGCAGGGCTATTAAAATTATCTCCATTTGCTATTTCATTATCAGCAGCAATATTCAGCTTTTTAACTGTTTGGTTAGGAGTTAAATTAGGAAAAAAAGTTGCAAATGTAAAAATTGGATCTTGGACATTAGGACAATTTAGCACAGCTTTAAGTGGATTTATATTATTATTAATCGCTGTGCACAATTTGTTTTAA
- a CDS encoding site-specific integrase yields MNFVQPIRDPEQIQQLKEYFKEKSLRNYILFIMGINTGLRISDILKLKIGDVKGSHISMREKKTGKQKRIQITAALKRELKWFIIEREDNEYLLQSRQGKNRPIGRSMAYKILSGAAAEFGLDEIGTHTLRKTYGYHMYMQTKNIALLMEIFNHSSEKVTLRYIGVNQDAMDKAMTRFKI; encoded by the coding sequence ATGAATTTTGTTCAACCGATACGTGATCCAGAGCAAATACAGCAGTTAAAAGAGTATTTTAAGGAAAAGAGCTTACGTAATTATATTCTCTTCATTATGGGTATTAATACAGGCCTCAGAATCTCAGATATTTTGAAATTGAAGATAGGTGATGTCAAAGGCAGTCATATATCTATGAGGGAAAAGAAAACAGGGAAACAGAAACGAATACAGATTACTGCAGCACTGAAAAGAGAACTTAAATGGTTTATTATAGAAAGAGAAGACAATGAGTATTTATTGCAAAGCAGACAAGGTAAGAATCGTCCAATTGGTCGTAGCATGGCATATAAGATATTAAGCGGAGCAGCGGCAGAGTTCGGGTTAGATGAAATAGGAACACATACGTTAAGAAAAACATACGGGTATCACATGTACATGCAAACGAAAAACATAGCATTACTCATGGAGATATTCAATCACTCGTCAGAGAAGGTCACGTTACGTTATATAGGTGTAAACCAAGATGCAATGGATAAAGCAATGACTAGGTTTAAAATCTAA